In Tenrec ecaudatus isolate mTenEca1 chromosome 4, mTenEca1.hap1, whole genome shotgun sequence, a single window of DNA contains:
- the LOC142446385 gene encoding olfactory receptor 5M5-like produces the protein MSRRNYTEVTEFILLGLTQRPELRVTFFVLFLIFYIITVIGNLGMIVLIRIDSRLHTPMYFFLSSLSVLDLCFSTNVTPKMLENFLSEKKTISYAGCLVQCYIVIAVVLTEHCLLAVMAYDRYMAICNPLLYSSKMSKSVCVRLIIIPYVYGFLLSVMETLRTYSLSFCGANEINHFYCADPPLIKLACSDTYSKELSMYIVGGYSNVQSLLITFTSYMFILAAIVRSRSAESRKKAFSTCGSHLTVVIIFYGTLFCMHMRRPTEESVEQGKMIAVFYTTVIPMLNPMIYSLRNKDVKEAFRKAIGKQAPGK, from the coding sequence ATGTCCCGAAGAAACTACACTGAAGTGACAGAATTTATCCTTTTGGGTCTAACACAGCGCCCAGAGCTGCGAGTTACCTTCTTTGTGCTGTTCCTTATATTCTACATCATCACTGTGATCGGAAACCTGGGCATGATTGTTTTGATCAGAATTGATTCTCGACTTCACACTCCCATGTACTTTTTCCTCTCAAGTTTGTCTGTGTTAGACCTGTGTTTCTCCACCAATGTTACACCCAAAATGCTAGAGAATTTCTTATCGGAGAAGAAGACTATCTCGTATGCTGGGTGTTTGGTGCAGTGCTACATTGTCATTGCTGTGGTCCTTACAGAGCACTGTCTGCTGGCTGTCATGGCATATGACCGCTACATGGCCATCTGCAACCCACTGCTCTATAGTAGCAAGATGTCCAAGAGTGTCTGTGTCCGCCTGATCATTATCCCCTATGTCTATGGCTTCCTCCTAAGCGTAATGGAAACCCTGAGGACCTATAGCCTCTCCTTCTGCGGCGCTAATGAAATTAACCATTTCTACTGTGCTGATCCCCCTCTTATCAAGCTGGCATGCTCTGACACTTACAGCAAAGAGCTGTCCATGTACATCGTAGGGGGCTACAGCAATGTCCAATCCCTTCTGATCACCTTCACATCTTACATGTTTATCCTTGCTGCTATTGTCAGAAGCCGTTCTGCAGAGAGTAGAAAAAAGGCCTTTTCTACATGTGGCTCCCACCTCACAGTGGTCATAATCTTCTATGGGACCCTCTTCTGTATGCACATGAGACGTCCCACCGAGGAATCTGTGGAGCAGGGTAAAATGATAGCTGTGTTTTATACCACGGTGATACCCATGCTGAACCCCatgatctacagcctcagaaacaaagATGTGAAAGAGGCTTTCAGAAAAGCAATAGGGAAGCAAGCaccagggaaataa